In Lycium ferocissimum isolate CSIRO_LF1 chromosome 11, AGI_CSIRO_Lferr_CH_V1, whole genome shotgun sequence, a single genomic region encodes these proteins:
- the LOC132037640 gene encoding probable protein phosphatase 2C 55 encodes MAICGSRNIGHFIGNITARRLQYSLSVKSCAISYNKRGFQNVSKANISLGSKGRSNNLMLNQYFTTNVAKRRSNLNPHKGFGLEGFRNLSQECFSSDTSKGMEQVVDVADSSSEGKIPLKLNSGSFYLPHPAKAKTGGEDAHFICTLTQAIGVADGVGGWADLGIDAGLYARELMSHSLAAIQEEPKGSIDLIRALEKAYVRTKAKGSSTACIVSLVDGGLYAVNLGDSGFMLVRNGCAAFKSPAQQHGFNFPYQLDCNNAGDSPSSAMVFKVTAAPGDVLIVGTDGLFDNLFDDDISGVVIQAMESSLGPQMTAQRIAELAQQRAMDQTRSSPFSDGAREAGFEYNGGKLDDITVVVSYINE; translated from the coding sequence ATGGCTATTTGTGGTTCAAGAAATATTGGCCATTTCATTGGCAATATCACTGCTAGGCGCCTGCAGTATAGTTTGTCAGTAAAGAGTTGTGCTATTTCTTACAACAAAAGAGGCTTTCAAAATGTTAGTAAAGCTAACATCAGTTTGGGAAGCAAAGGACGGTCCAATAACTTAATGCTTAACCAATATTTCACAACTAATGTTGCAAAGAGGAGGAGCAACCTCAATCCACACAAAGGATTTGGATTGGAAGGTTTTCGCAATTTATCCCAGGAATGTTTCTCTTCTGATACTTCTAAGGGCATGGAACAAGTTGTAGATGTTGCTGATTCTTCTTCTGAAGGAAAGATCCCGTTGAAGCTAAATTCGGGATCATTTTACCTACCTCATCCTGCTAAAGCAAAAACTGGCGGAGAGGATGCTCATTTTATTTGTACCCTTACACAAGCAATCGGTGTAGCTGATGGTGTTGGTGGATGGGCTGATCTCGGTATCGATGCTGGGTTATATGCCCGTGAATTAATGTCTCACTCTTTAGCTGCGATTCAAGAGGAACCAAAAGGTTCCATAGACCTAATCAGGGCACTGGAGAAAGCGTACGTGAGAACAAAAGCAAAAGGCTCGTCTACTGCTTGTATTGTTTCACTCGTTGATGGGGGTCTTTATGCAGTTAATTTAGGAGATAGTGGATTTATGTTGGTTAGAAATGGATGTGCTGCATTTAAATCACCTGCACAACAGCATGGTTTTAATTTCCCATATCAACTAGATTGCAATAATGCTGGTGATTCACCTAGCTCTGCCATGGTTTTTAAAGTTACTGCTGCACCTGGAGATGTATTAATTGTTGGTACAGATGGTCTTTTTGATAATCTGTTTGACGACGATATCAGCGGAGTTGTAATTCAGGCCATGGAATCTAGCTTAGGGCCTCAGATGACTGCTCAGAGGATAGCAGAACTAGCCCAGCAACGAGCAATGGATCAAACTAGGTCCTCGCCTTTCTCTGATGGAGCTCGCGAGGCTGGATTTGAGTACAATGGTGGAAAGCTGGACGACATCACTGTAGTTGTTTCTTACATAAACGAGTAA
- the LOC132037639 gene encoding uncharacterized protein LOC132037639, with protein sequence MGSEMEIVEQRLNTFVAQLQTEFAILDRLVYKNKNQHRRCSYFQYLLKVKRDLRLLQAANVEEVLSSSFQVLFGKRPKQKVQLLESLKRRRSNGGKYNFLERLLGVAHLLSQMVEPMLRAAAEISTLIARSFFMGFSLTVLALLARIRVLVQQMLLDVVCVFNSVSSLSRREQAIKLTQDGFEVFREYFPPKKQQQVVFLECIWESDKYVLVERQNEKDVGSQEKETGEDVSVEASKIQYESIEIFLGDEEPGETTSKDLAKDGQAVMDKDKANSLEDPIQEESNDEFRAQVDSAIAGPSGNNCDAPEAGALPSSSPDKNPAKAKHESRNNVAFVSVKRPKVSTNNDLGFGIHGTEKGDNPGVDKEDPFFSLLITGNMKSSLF encoded by the exons ATGGGTTCAGAGATGGAAATAGTTGAGCAGAGGCTAAACACTTTTGTTGCTCAGCTCCAAACAGAGTTTGCCATTCTTGATCGCCTCGTTTACAAAAACAAGAATCAGCATAGAAGATGCTCATATTTTCAGTACCTCTTAAAG GTGAAAAGAGATCTAAGGCTCCTCCAAGCAGCTAACGTGGAGGAGGTTTTGAGTTCCTCCTTTCAAGTTCTTTTTGGGAAAAGACCCAAGCAAAAAGTGCAGCTCCTGGAAAG CCTGAAGAGGAGAAGATCTAATGGTGGCAAATATAACTTTCTGGAGCGACTTTTAGGGGTTGCACACCTGTTGTCTCAG ATGGTTGAGCCAATGTTAAGGGCCGCTGC GGAGATATCCACACTTATTGCACGATCATTTTTTATGGGATTTTCGCTGACGGTATTGGCATTGCTTGCCCGAATAAGAGTTCTAGTTCAGCAA atgcttcttgatgttgtttGTGTATTCAACAGTGTCTCCTCTTTATCTCGGAGGGAACAAGCCATAAAATTGACTCAAGATGGATTTGAG GTTTTCAGAGAATACTTTCCACCAAAGAAGCAGCAGCAGGTGGTCTTCCTTGAATGTATTTGGGAATCTGATAAGTATGTGTTAGTTGAGAGACAAAATGAGAAAGATGTCGGCAGCCAGGAAAAGGAGACTGGTGAAGATGTTTCTGTAGAAGCATCTAAGATTCAGTATGAAAGCATTGAGATTTTCCTAGGAG ATGAGGAACCTGGAGAGACAACCTCTAAAGATTTGGCTAAGGATGGTCAAGCTGTAATGGACAAAGATAAAGCAAATTCCTTGGAGGATCCTATCCAAGAAGAGAGTAATGATGAATTTCGAGCTCAAGTTGATTCAGCTATTGCAGGACCTTCTGGCAATAATTGTGATGCTCCTGAAGCTGGAGCACTTCCAAGTTCATCACCCGACAAGAATCCTGCAAAAGCCAAACATGAATCAAGGAATAATGTTGCATTTGTTTCAGTGAAAAGACCCAAAGTGTCAACAAACAATGATTTGGGGTTTGGCATTCATGGAACAGAAAAGGGTGATAATCCTGGCGTAGATAAAGAAGATCCATTTTTCAGTTTACTTATTACTGGAAATATGAAGAGCAGTCTATTCTGA
- the LOC132037932 gene encoding uncharacterized protein LOC132037932, with amino-acid sequence MHHPAQYTFVPLWRVTQDTKALNVCCQISPLFFCYRNSCQPCNYEEVDLFMHISAGAASEYSERIMVPTLESTRGGGGSIKVGTTGTIGALMSRELDSKTSASPTPVSHRYRSPTVCSFATGDATSTKRMKPRRSMDEASSSWASEDNKNSPEIVRKAKQYYSCKTPQIPILESENISVDGTPIRQQKGPTLVEIVDVKCGSAEKTWAAPMKNRLKKLSFSKLSASPV; translated from the exons ATGCATCATCCAGCACAATATACGTTTGTGCCTTTGTGGAGAGTGACACAAGACACAAAGGCATTGAATGTCTGCTGTCAAATCTCGCCATTGTTTTTCTG TTATAGGAATTCATGTCAACCATGCAATTATGAAGAGGTAGACTTATTTATGCACATATCTGCTGGAGCGGCCTCAGAATATTCGGAAAGAATTATGGTTCCAACATTAGAGTCCACGAGAGGTGGTGGAGGTTCGATTAAAGTGGGAACAACTGGTACGATCGGTGCCCTCATGTCAAGAGAATTGGATTCAAAAACATCTGCTTCTCCGACACCTGTATCACATAGGTATAGGTCTCCTACTGTTTGTTCATTCGCTACTGGTGATGCGACCAGTACTAAAAGAATGAAGCCAAGAAGATCAATGGATGAAGCTAGCAGCAGCTGGGCATCTGAAGATAACAAAAATAGCCCCGAGATAGTCAGGAAGGCAAAGCAGTATTATAGCTGTAAAACTCCTCAAATTCCGATACTAGAATCAGAAAACATATCAGTAGATGGAACTCCTATTAGGCAGCAAAAGGGACCAACATTGGTGGAAATTGTGGACGTAAAATGTGGTAGTGCGGAGAAAACATGGGCAGCCCCTATGAAGAATCGCCTGAAGAAACTTAGCTTTTCAAAGCTTTCTGCGAGCCCTGTCTAG